Proteins from a single region of Halorubrum sp. 2020YC2:
- a CDS encoding ABC transporter substrate-binding protein → MTRDRDGGRGHDHGARDDEVDPDVAASARELVGGPGWRDPSEEARASGLSRREFMKESGLASLAAAGVGSTAGCLGGGSGGDGPPTAEIGYLPITDAAPLLTGYANDHFADHGVDAAEPTLFRGWSDLAEAFLSGEVNVAHFLMPMTVWMRYGDELDANVKVVAWDHTDGSALTVQQDVEGWEDLGGGTVAVPFWYSIHNVILQMGLREHGLTPRTDSSADEVADDEVNLVVTPPPDMPAALENGSIEGYIVAEPFNAIGELDAGGKVLRFTGDVWREHACCVVVMREELVESQPEWATDVMSGLVDAHQYLRGNRSEAARLLSSAESGLLPQGPEPIDRALTHYDDHQPYLDSGAIRNADWDVERIGFYPYPYPSYTEELVRRMRETRVEGEDAFLDELAPAEVADDLVAYDPVRTALEDAGGPPAFDVPEDDGYERQETIRF, encoded by the coding sequence ATGACGCGCGACCGCGACGGCGGCCGGGGGCACGACCACGGCGCGCGCGACGACGAGGTCGACCCCGACGTCGCGGCGAGCGCCCGAGAGCTCGTCGGCGGCCCCGGCTGGCGAGACCCCTCCGAGGAGGCGCGCGCGAGCGGGCTCTCCCGGCGCGAGTTCATGAAGGAGTCCGGGCTGGCGTCGCTCGCGGCCGCCGGCGTCGGCTCGACGGCCGGCTGTCTCGGCGGCGGAAGCGGCGGCGACGGTCCCCCGACCGCGGAGATCGGCTACCTCCCGATCACGGACGCCGCGCCGCTCCTGACCGGCTACGCCAACGACCACTTCGCCGACCACGGGGTCGACGCCGCGGAGCCGACCCTGTTCCGCGGCTGGTCGGACCTCGCGGAGGCGTTCCTCTCCGGCGAGGTCAACGTGGCGCACTTCCTGATGCCGATGACGGTGTGGATGCGCTACGGCGACGAGCTCGACGCGAACGTGAAGGTCGTCGCGTGGGACCACACGGACGGCTCCGCGCTGACGGTCCAGCAGGACGTCGAGGGGTGGGAGGACCTCGGCGGCGGCACCGTCGCCGTCCCGTTCTGGTACTCGATCCACAACGTCATCCTCCAGATGGGGCTCCGCGAGCACGGGCTCACGCCCCGGACCGACTCCTCGGCCGACGAGGTGGCGGACGACGAGGTGAACCTCGTCGTGACGCCGCCGCCGGACATGCCCGCGGCGCTGGAGAACGGCTCCATCGAGGGGTACATCGTCGCGGAACCGTTCAACGCGATCGGCGAGCTCGACGCCGGCGGGAAGGTCCTGCGGTTCACCGGCGACGTCTGGCGCGAACACGCCTGCTGCGTCGTCGTGATGCGCGAGGAGCTGGTGGAGTCGCAGCCGGAGTGGGCGACCGACGTGATGAGCGGGCTCGTCGACGCCCACCAGTACCTCCGCGGGAACCGCTCGGAAGCGGCGCGGCTGCTCTCCTCAGCCGAGAGCGGCCTACTCCCGCAGGGGCCGGAGCCGATCGACCGCGCGCTCACCCACTACGACGACCACCAGCCGTACCTCGACTCGGGCGCGATCCGGAACGCCGACTGGGACGTCGAGCGGATCGGCTTCTACCCGTACCCGTACCCCTCGTACACGGAGGAGCTGGTCCGCCGCATGCGCGAGACGCGCGTCGAGGGGGAGGACGCCTTCCTCGACGAGTTAGCGCCCGCCGAGGTCGCGGACGACCTCGTCGCGTACGACCCCGTTCGCACAGCGCTGGAAGACGCCGGCGGCCCGCCGGCCTTCGACGTACCCGAGGACGATGGCTACGAGAGACAGGAGACGATACGGTTCTGA
- a CDS encoding ABC transporter permease, with protein sequence MATRDRRRYGSELVGDAGRLLPAVGLLGGLAVWWAVTALGSGIITNFAPAATFAVLAELVASPAFYDHVFVSVYRFAIALGLCLAVGLPIGVVVGYFRAAERATTVLFQFMRMISPLAWFPIAIILFGVGTRSAVFVMFMAGLWPIVLNTAHGIATIDDDWITVGESLGGDTRALLRRVVVPAVIPDMLTGIRLSIGILWIILVPAEMLGVNTGLGYLILDARDRFAYAEIPAIMLVIGFIGFWLDLSVRRLHARWNWG encoded by the coding sequence ATGGCTACGAGAGACAGGAGACGATACGGTTCTGAGCTGGTCGGGGACGCCGGCCGCCTGCTGCCGGCGGTCGGGCTCCTCGGCGGCCTCGCCGTCTGGTGGGCGGTGACGGCGCTCGGCAGCGGCATCATCACCAACTTCGCGCCGGCCGCGACGTTCGCGGTCCTCGCGGAGCTCGTCGCCTCGCCCGCGTTCTACGACCACGTGTTCGTCAGCGTCTACCGGTTCGCGATCGCGCTCGGGCTCTGCTTGGCGGTCGGGCTCCCGATCGGGGTCGTCGTCGGCTACTTCAGGGCGGCCGAGCGCGCGACGACCGTCCTCTTCCAGTTCATGCGGATGATCTCGCCGCTCGCGTGGTTCCCGATCGCCATCATCCTCTTCGGCGTGGGGACCCGGTCGGCGGTGTTCGTGATGTTCATGGCCGGTCTCTGGCCGATCGTGTTGAACACCGCCCACGGGATCGCCACCATCGACGACGACTGGATCACGGTGGGCGAGTCGCTCGGCGGCGACACGCGCGCGCTGCTCCGCCGCGTCGTCGTCCCCGCGGTGATCCCGGACATGCTCACGGGGATCCGCCTGTCGATCGGAATCTTATGGATCATCCTCGTCCCCGCGGAGATGCTCGGGGTCAACACCGGGCTGGGCTACCTCATCCTAGACGCCCGCGACCGGTTCGCCTACGCGGAGATCCCCGCGATCATGCTGGTGATCGGATTCATCGGCTTCTGGCTCGACCTCTCCGTCCGCCGGCTCCACGCCCGGTGGAACTGGGGGTAG
- a CDS encoding DoxX family protein: protein MTDDDTDDAEAVERPADDETGTGRGAPSRIGRVLLGVGLAAQASEDFRDMDDTIEYAESAGVPMPDVAAPFASGMMVVAGLGIALWRLPRIATGAAVGFLTVVTATMHDFWNADEDDKGGERLAFFGNLAMLGGALVFLREAYKN from the coding sequence ATGACCGACGACGACACCGACGACGCCGAGGCGGTCGAGAGGCCGGCGGACGACGAGACGGGGACCGGCCGCGGCGCGCCCTCGCGGATCGGGCGCGTCCTGCTCGGCGTCGGCCTCGCCGCGCAGGCCTCGGAGGACTTCCGCGACATGGACGACACGATCGAGTACGCCGAGTCGGCGGGCGTTCCGATGCCGGACGTGGCCGCGCCGTTCGCCTCCGGCATGATGGTGGTCGCCGGCCTCGGGATCGCGCTCTGGCGGCTCCCCCGGATCGCGACCGGCGCGGCGGTCGGGTTCCTGACCGTCGTGACCGCGACGATGCACGACTTCTGGAACGCCGACGAGGACGACAAGGGCGGCGAGCGACTCGCCTTCTTCGGCAACCTCGCGATGCTGGGCGGCGCGCTGGTGTTCCTGCGCGAGGCGTATAAGAACTGA
- a CDS encoding hemolysin family protein, whose translation MIPLSTAMPPTEVALRVAAGVLLILINAYFVAVEFGLTRLRQYPESEMDTPGLRRAWEMTDDLEFYLTTCQVWISGTSIALGIVAEPGLAALFAPIFENTSLASAGAGSLLGFFIINMVHLTHGEQTPTYLGVERSKQVANYGARPLYWFAWLISPLIKFGDWVAKATLGLFGVEMTGSWTEAEEEVLETRAQLRTRLGSMMEEVELPEERREEVLSALDVDRVAVSDVMTPTDEIISLSTTASVEANLDRIRDTPHSRFPLVGDGPSDFEGIVYAPSIVSRYDGLRDGDLTFADVAAPPMTVSADASVSDAYDRFQAESQELALVTEGGEVVGLLTATDAMEAVMGQLEDPLDAGGL comes from the coding sequence ATGATCCCGCTCTCGACGGCGATGCCCCCGACAGAGGTCGCCCTTCGCGTGGCGGCCGGCGTCCTCCTCATCCTGATCAACGCGTACTTCGTGGCGGTCGAATTCGGCCTGACGCGCCTGCGTCAGTACCCCGAATCGGAGATGGACACGCCCGGACTGCGGCGGGCGTGGGAGATGACCGACGACTTGGAGTTCTACCTGACCACCTGTCAGGTGTGGATCTCCGGCACGTCCATCGCGCTCGGTATCGTCGCGGAGCCGGGGCTCGCGGCGCTTTTCGCGCCGATATTCGAGAACACGAGCCTCGCGTCCGCCGGCGCGGGCTCGCTTCTGGGCTTTTTCATCATCAACATGGTCCACCTGACGCACGGCGAGCAGACGCCGACGTACCTCGGCGTCGAGCGCTCGAAGCAGGTCGCCAACTACGGCGCGCGCCCCCTCTACTGGTTCGCGTGGCTCATCTCGCCGCTGATCAAGTTCGGTGACTGGGTCGCGAAGGCCACGCTCGGGCTGTTCGGCGTCGAGATGACCGGGTCATGGACCGAGGCCGAAGAGGAGGTGTTGGAGACGCGCGCGCAGCTCCGCACCCGGCTCGGCTCGATGATGGAAGAGGTCGAACTCCCCGAGGAGCGCCGCGAGGAGGTCCTCAGCGCGCTCGACGTCGACCGGGTCGCCGTCTCGGACGTGATGACGCCCACCGACGAGATCATCTCGCTGTCGACGACGGCGTCGGTCGAGGCGAACCTCGACCGGATCCGCGACACTCCGCACAGCCGCTTCCCGCTCGTGGGCGACGGCCCGAGCGACTTCGAGGGAATCGTGTACGCCCCATCGATCGTGAGCCGCTACGACGGGCTCCGAGACGGCGACCTGACGTTCGCAGACGTCGCCGCGCCGCCGATGACGGTCTCGGCGGACGCCAGCGTCAGCGACGCATACGACCGGTTCCAGGCCGAGTCACAGGAGCTCGCCTTAGTCACCGAGGGCGGCGAGGTCGTCGGGCTGCTCACCGCGACCGACGCGATGGAGGCGGTGATGGGACAGCTTGAGGACCCGCTTGACGCCGGTGGTTTATAA